From one Pristis pectinata isolate sPriPec2 chromosome 14, sPriPec2.1.pri, whole genome shotgun sequence genomic stretch:
- the LOC127577894 gene encoding dispanin subfamily A member 2b-like has protein sequence MTELLLENELASLPKSQHRPEVPSTTITLGTAALPVRDHFLWSLFNFAYCNFCCLGFLALVFSVKARDQKVLGDIYSANHYGSTSKALNLAATILSVLMFVIVFGLLVAGVINIHPK, from the exons ATGACTGAGCTATTGCTGGAGAATGAACTGGCTTCATTGCCCAAATCCCAGCATCGCCCTGAGGTGCCGTCGACAACAATCACTCTCGGGACAGCTGCTCTACCCGTCAGGGACCACTTTCTCTGGTCACTTTTCAACTTTGCTTACTGCAATTTCTGTTGCCTTGGTTTCCTGGCTTTGGTCTTCTCTGTTAAG GCCAGAGACCAGAAAGTCTTGGGAGATATTTACAGCGCAAACCATTATGGTTCCACATCCAAAGCACTGAATCTGGCAGCCACAATTCTGTCTGTCCTCATGTTTGTGATTGTTTTTGGGCTGCTGGTTGCTGGGGTGATTAACATCCACCCTAAATGA